The stretch of DNA TCTAGGTGGTTGATAAAGCCCTTGCAGTAGAAACCAAGGGCTAGGTAGTGCAGAGTAGCTTGTTCCCCTCAGTAGGCAGTAGATTTTGCTAGTCTTTGAGCACCTTGTAACCGACCCACCCAAACCATGGTTACTGGTTAGTCCTTCCTTGTGTTTGGCTGTGATGCTACCTGCTGGTCTGCAGAGGGGAGGCTTGATTGGCCAGCAACAACGGTTGTGGTGTGCTTGTGACCAAGCTTTCGTTTTGTGACTGAAAATGTATGGCGTTTATGTAAGAGCTTGACAACCGTTGGCATTTGTGTTGGAGCAAATTATTTGAGTTAGCTATTATCTCAGAAATCGACAGTTGGCTGTGTTATTTTCCAATCTTGATATAATGTTGCCTATATGATGGTGATATGCGGCAAGATGGCAAGTTGTCAACATTCCCTTGTTCACTGCATCCCTCTCCTCGGCATCGGTCGTTGTCGCCGCGTCTTTGGCCGACGTGATGGATGCGCTGCCCGGCGAGCCGCCCCTTGGACGAGCAGGGGGCTTCATCGGATGATGACTTACAGTTTGCTTTGTCGATTGGAATTGTAGCCTTCATCAGAAATTTATCAATTTTGCAGCCTTCATCAGAAATTTATCAATTTCACTTGCAAGCGAACCGTTGGCCTGTTGCTCAATACTGAAGAAATACAGAGAAAAAGGAATCTTGTATTAATAGTAATAATTAAAACGAAATTTGTATTGATAATAGTAATTCAGACACCAATTACAGTGAACAATCACACTAGACTAGGAGTATAGTAGAATCAGACACCGATTACATAACTAAAACGAAATTTCTATTGATAATACTAGTTCAGACACCGATTACATCAAGAATAGCCCCATTGGTCAAGTTCTATTTCAAAGACCAAATTTACACCTAGACAAGAATCTGATTCTGATGGCTAACAACTGAGCCACACTGGATTCTGAATCTCAGTCTCATGCCGTGGGTCACTCATTCAGTTGCTCCACGCGAAGTAGGGGCAGACGGTTCCCATGGCCGGCGCCCAGTTAGCGCATCCCGAGAAGCACTTGCCCTGCATCACGCCTCCTCTGCTCGCTAGCCCGCAGTAGCACAAGCACGTCGCAGAGTGGCCACCGCAGGGGCTGATCATGTAAGGCTGCGGCAGCTGCTGCTGGATCGGCGCCGGCACCAGCGCAAACGAGCCACCGAAAGGGTCTGTGCGAGGCGGCTGCTGCTGGATCGGCGGCGGCGCCGACGCCAGCCCCGGTGAGCCACCGCAAGGGCTTGTGCGAGCAGGCTGCTTCTGCatcagcggcggcggcgccaGCGAGCCGGTGATGGTGATCTTCACTCCGCGCCGCATGAGCTCAGCAAGCAGCCGCGCGGTGTTGCGCGCGTCGTCCAGCCCGCAGTGCAGGCGGCCCTCCCAGTCCAGCCCCGCCGCCCGGACCGCTTCCTGCAGGTTGACCCGCCCTCCGCCGCCGAGCGCCGCCTGGAAAGGGACTCTCAGATTGATCCACTGATCGAAGTAGGAGGGCTTCTCGATGCCCTTGAAGCGGCACTCGAACTCGAGCATGGTGCGGCAGTCCCAGTCACCCCAGGTCACGACGGCCAAGCGGACGCGTCTCTTGTTCCCtgcccccgccgtcgccgccttCAACCAAGCGTCGTGCAGCCAGAGCGCGTCGCCGAGATCCACTCCGCCGTCGACGTCCTCCTGCCGGATGCCGGTGAGTTCCCTGCAAAACTGGGTCAGCACAGGGTGATGTTTTGGACGAACGTACCTGCGAAACGCGGACTCGATGCGGCCGGTGGCGCCGTCGACGAGCACGGCGGGGAACTCGATGATTTCCTGGGGAAAGATCCGCGCGTCTTTGACGCACGTCGCCTCGAAGTCGACCACCACGAAGAAATCAAAATCTTGCTCCAGGCCCTGCCCGCGCGCCGCCATGATCGCTGCCATGTTCGCCGGAGTGCGCGAGATGGGGGGAAGTTGGGAAGATGGGCGGCGAAGATCGGGGGAAGATCAGATCGAAAACTAGGGTTGCGAACCCGCCGGTGCGTCGTCCCCTTTAAATCTATCGAAGCAAAAACTAAATCTGATTCTTGGATCCGCAGCTCGACGGATTGGCGCAACTTCTATCCAAATCCAATCCGATGCTTTTCGGAACAACAGTAGGCgcgt from Triticum urartu cultivar G1812 chromosome 3, Tu2.1, whole genome shotgun sequence encodes:
- the LOC125543486 gene encoding ERI1 exoribonuclease 2-like gives rise to the protein MAAIMAARGQGLEQDFDFFVVVDFEATCVKDARIFPQEIIEFPAVLVDGATGRIESAFRRYVRPKHHPVLTQFCRELTGIRQEDVDGGVDLGDALWLHDAWLKAATAGAGNKRRVRLAVVTWGDWDCRTMLEFECRFKGIEKPSYFDQWINLRVPFQAALGGGGRVNLQEAVRAAGLDWEGRLHCGLDDARNTARLLAELMRRGVKITITGSLAPPPLMQKQPARTSPCGGSPGLASAPPPIQQQPPRTDPFGGSFALVPAPIQQQLPQPYMISPCGGHSATCLCYCGLASRGGVMQGKCFSGCANWAPAMGTVCPYFAWSN